Part of the Streptomyces sp. NBC_00457 genome, ACGGCCCGGGAGGCTCGGTTGTCCAGGGTGGTGACGGCGATCAGAGATGTCAGGCCGTACGTCGTACCGGCGATCCGGCACGCCTCGGCGACCGCCTTTGTCGCGACGCCCTTGCCTGTCGCGTGTTCGCCGACGCGGTAGCCGAGTTCCGCCGAGCCGTCCTCGATGTCGATCAGATTGACGCGCCCGATCAGACGCCCTTCGTCATCGACGATGACGTGGAAGTGGCAGGCTCCGGCGTCCTGTTCGGCGAGTCGCGCCTCGTGCACGGCGGCGAAGTCGGCGAAGTAGGCGTCCCCGCGGTCCGGTATCGAGCGGGCGAAGTACTCCCTGTTCTCCCGCTCGAACGCGAGCAGCACGCGCGCGTGGTCAGCGTGCAGCCGTTCCAGCCTCACCATGAGCCACCTTTCAGTTCAGTCTTTGAGTACGGGGAAACGCCTCGGCGCCATCACCAACAGCACCACGAACGCCAGCGCCGCCGCCCCCGCCGCCCCCAAGTACACCGCGTGCACGGCGTCCGCGATCGCCCGCCGTACCGACTCCGACGCGGCGCCCGCGTCCAGCGCACTTGTCACCGAGTCCAGGTCGCTCGCGCCGCCCAGCCGTGCTGCCAGGACGCTGTTGGCCACCGCGCCGAAGACCGCCGCGCCGATCGTCTGGCCGGTCTGGCGGCAGAAGAGGACCGAGGCGGTCGTCGTGCCGCGTTCCTCCCAGCCGACCGTCGATTGCACGCCTACGAGCAGCGGGAGTTGGAAGAGGCCGAGGGCCGCTCCCAACAGCAGCATCAGCAGGGCCGGTTGCCATGCCTGGCCCGGGTAGGGGAGGAAGGGGAACGCCAGTAGGAGCAATGACGCCGATCCCACTCCCAGCATCGCCGTGTTGCGGAAGCCGATGCGCCGGTACACGTGCTGGCTGCATGCCGCCGAGATCGGCCAGCTCAGGGTCCAGACGGACAGGACGAAGCCGGCTGCTACAGGGGCCAGGCCGAGGACTGATTGGGCGTACGTCGGCAGGAACACCGTCGGTGCCACCATCAGCAGGCCGAGCGCGCCCAGCGCCAGGTTCACCGCCGCGATCGTGCGGCGCCGCCATACCCACCCGGGGATGATCGGTTCGCGGGCTCTCCGCTCGACGATCACCACGACCGCTACGAGCGCGAGTCCCGTACCGAACAACGCCAGGGACGGCGGCGACAGCCAGGGCCACGCCACCCCGCCCTGCACCAGCGCCGTCAGCAGCACGCCGCCGCAGGCGAACACCGCGAGCGCGCCTGCCCAGTCGACACGCACGCGTGCGGCCCGTTCGCGCTCGGGTTCGTGCAGGTACCGGACGATCAGCCACAGCGCGACCGCCCCTATCGGCAGGTTGATCAGGAAGATCCAGCGCCAGTCCGCGTACGCCGCCAGGATTCCGCCGATACCCGGTCCCGCGACCGCCGACACCGCCCACACCGTCGACAGCTTGGACTGGATCTTCGGGCGTTCCTTCAGTGGGTACATGTCGGCTGCCAGCGTCTGGACCGTGCCCTGGAGGGCCCCGCCGCCCAAGCCCTGCACGATCCGGAACGCGATCAGCGCCCCCATGTTCCAGGCCACCGCACACAGCAGGGAGCCGAGCAGGAAGACCACCGCGCCCGCGATCAGTACCGGTTTGCGGCCGAAGGTGTCGGAGAGCTTGCCGTACAAGGGGAGGGTGACTGTCACGGCCAGTAGGTAGCCGGAGAAGAGCCAGGAGAAGACGGAGAAGCCGCCGAGGTCGCCGACGATCTGCGGTACGGCCGTGGAGACGATGGTGGAGTCGAGGGCCGCCAGCGCCATCGCGAGCATGAGGGCCGCTACGACGGCTCCCCGCTTCTCGGTTCCGGTGCGCTGTGCGGTGTCGGGTATCGCGGGTCTCGTACTGCCCACCGGGCTTCCTTCCCCATACATTCCCCTTGCATCTATCTTCCGCGCGCCAGCATCCCACTTGAGCCTCACGTCGCGGGAGGGTGGAGGCTGAGTGCGTCCGAGGGTGGAGGTAACCCCGAGGCGCGCTCCACCGAAGGGTGGACTGCCCCTAGGGGTCCCTCCGTACTAGGGCTCGGGGAGGGTTCGTACCCCTGGAGGACGTGACGGGTACGGGGTCGTCCTTAACCTGGCCTTACGCCGAGGGGGGCGCCGTACCGAACCCGCGGGGGTGGGGTTTTCCCCAGGAAAAGACGGGGTCGGGCACCAGCGCGCAGGACCCTCTGCCGCGACCAGACTCATGGGCGTACCGAGTACCGAGTCTCACGCAAGAGCGCACGACCTCACGAACGCACGACTTCACGAACGCACGGGTCCGCTGGACCAACACGCTTCATCTGCTGACCGACATAGGAGACATACCGTGACATCGGCTGTGACCATTCCCAGGCACGGGGGTACTGGAGGGCGTACGGCCGTTGCCGCGCGGGCGCGGCAGGTCGTCAAGGCGTACGGGTCCGGTGAGACCCGCGTCGTCGCCCTGGACCAGGTGGACGTGGACATCGCTCGCGGGCAGTTCACCGCGATCATGGGCCCTTCGGGGTCCGGCAAGTCCACCTTGATGCACTGCCTCGCCGGGCTCGACACCGTGACGTCCGGGCAGATCTACCTCGACGACACCGAGATCACCGGGCTGAAGGACAAGAAGCTCACGCAACTGCGCCGGGACAGGATCGGGTTCATCTTCCAGGCTTTCAACCTGCTGCCGACGCTCAACGCGATAGAGAACATCACCCTGCCCATGGACATCGCCGGGCGGAAGCCCGACAAGGCGTGGCTGGGGCGGGTCGTCGACACCGTGGGGCTGAGTGACCGGCTCAAGCACCGGCCGACGCAGCTGTCCGGCGGGCAGCAGCAACGTGTCGCCGTGGCCCGCGCGTTGGCCGCCCGGCCGGAGATCATCTTCGGTGACGAGCCGACCGGAAACCTGGACTCGCGGGCCGGCGCCGAGGTGCTCGGGTTCCTGCGGCGGTCCGTGGACGAGCTGGGGCAGACCATCGTGATCGTCACCCACGACCCGGTGGCCGCCTCGTACTCCGACCGTGTGCTGTACCTCGCCGACGGGCGCATCGTCGACGAGATGTACAAGCCGACCGCCGAGGCCGTCCTCGACCGGATGAAGGACTTCGACGCCCGGGGACGTACGTCATGACCGTCCTGAAGACCTCGATGCGCAACTTCTTCGCGCACAAGGGCCGCATGGCTCTGTCCGCGGTCGCGGTGCTGCTGTCGGTGGCGTTCGTGTGCGGCACGCTCGTGTTCACCGACACCATGAACACGACGTTCGACAAGCTCTTCGCGACGACGTCCTCCGACGTGACGGTCTCCCCGAAGGAGGCCAAGACCGACGAGGCCCCGCAGAACGGCGTCCCGGAGTCGCTGCCCGCCTCGCTGCTGGCGCGGGCCCAGCAGGCCGAGGGCGTCAAGTCGGCCGAGGGCGCGGTCAGTTCGATGAACGTGACCGTCGTCAACAGCGACAACAAGAACATGGGGTCGACGACCGGCGCGCCCACCATCGCCGGCAACTGGACCAAGAACGACCTGCGTTCCATGGAGATCACCTCCGGACACGCCCCGCGCGGGCCGACCGAGGTGATGGTCGACGCCGACACCGCCGACAAGCACGACCTGAAGCTGGGCGACGAGCTGCGCACCATCGCGCAGACCGGTGACTTCACCGCGAAGATCGTCGGCATCGCCACCTTCAAGGTGACCAACCCCGGCGCCTCCGTCGTCTACTTCGACACCGACACCGCCCAGCGCGAACTCCTCGGCTCCACCGGCCGGTTCACGCAGTTCAACGTCACCGCCGCGGCGGGCGTCTCCGACACACAGCTCAAGCAGAACGTCACGCAGGCCCTGGACGGCACGTACAAGATCCAGACGCAGCAGGAGACCGCGGACGAGAACCGCAAGGACGTCGGCGAGTTCATGGACGTCATCAAGTACGCCATGCTCGGCTTCGCCGGGATCGCCTTCCTCGTCGGCATCTTCCTGATCATCAACACCTTCTCGATGCTGGTCGCCCAGCGCACCCGCGAGATCGGCCTGATGCGGGCGATCGGTTCGTCCCGCAAGCAGGTCAACCGCTCCGTGCTGGTCGAGGCGCTGTTCCTGGGTGTCGTGGGCTCCCTCCTCGGCGTCGCCGCCGGGGTCGGTATCGCGATCGGCCTGATGAAGCTCATGTCGATGGCCGGGATGAACCTCTCCACCGACGACCTCACCATCAAGGTCAGCACCCCGGTCGCCGGTGTGATCCTCGGCGTCGTCGTCACCGTCCTCGCCGCCTATCTGCCGGCCCGCCGCGCCGGCAAGGTCTCCCCGATGGCCGCGCTACGCGACGCCGGTACGCCGGCCGACGTCAAGGCGGGCTGGATCCGCGGCGTGATCGGCACGGTGCTCACGGGCGCCGGCGGGTTCGCCCTCTTCACCGCGGCGAACGCGGACAAGGCGAGCGACGGCGCGCTGATGCTGGGCGCGGGGATCGTCCTCTCCCTCATCGGCTTCGTCGTCATCGGCCCGCTGCTGGCGGGCGCGGTCGTCCGGGTGATCAGCGCGGTGCTGCTGCGGGCCTTCGGTCCCGTCGGCCGCATGGCCGAACGCAACGCGCTGCGCAACCCGCGCCGCACCGGCGCCACCGCCGCGGCCCTGATGATCGGCCTCGCACTCGTCGCCTGTCTGTCGGTCGTCGGCTCCTCGATGGTCGCCTCGGCCACCAGCGAGCTCGACAAGTCGGTCGGCGCGGACTTCATCGTCCAGGGCAACCAGCGGATCGTGCCGCAGGCCCAGAAGGCGATGGAGCAGAGCCCGGGCCTGGCCCACGTCACCTCCTACAAGGACGTCGAAGCCACGCTGACCTCCCCGGACGGCAAGACGGACGACACCAGCCTCACCGCCGCCGACCCGACGTACGCGGAGGATCTGCGCCGCGCCACCACGGCGGGCAGCCTGCCGGCCGCGTACGGCAAGAACGCCATGTCGGTCGGCACCGACTACGCCAAGAAGCACGGCGTCCGCGTCGGCGACACCATCACCGTCGCCTTCAAGGGCGGCGAGACGGCGAAGCTCAAGGTCGCCGCCATCACCGACGACGACACCGCCATCGACCAGGGGGCGCTCTACACCAGCCTCGAGACGATGCGGAAGTACGTGCCCGCCGACAGGATCCCGCCGAACGAGATCATGTTCGCCAAGGCCAAGGACGGTCAGCAGGACCAGGCGTACGCCGCCCTGAAGAAGGCCCTGGAGCCGTACCCGCAGTACCAGGTCCGTGACCAGACCGACTACAAGCAGGAACTGAAGGACCAGGTCGGACAGCTCCTGAACATGGTCTACGGCCTGCTCGCCCTGGCGATCATCGTGGCGGTGCTGGGTGTCGTGAACACCCTGGCCCTCTCGGTGGTGGAACGGACGCGGGAGATCGGCCTGATGCGGGCGATCGGCCTCTCGCGGCGCCAACTGCGCCGGATGATCCGCATGGAGTCGGTGGTCATCGCCCTGTTCGGCGCGCTGCTGGGGCTCGGCCTGGGCATGGGCTGGGGCGCCACCGCCCAGAAGCTCCTCGCCCTGGAGGGCCTCAACGTCCTGGAGATCCCCTGGGTGACCATCGGCGGCGTGTTCATCGGCTCGGCCTTCGTCGGCCTCTTCGCCGCCCTCATCCCGGCGTTCCGGGCGGGCCGCATGAACGTCCTGAACGCCATCGCGACCGAGTAGCCACCGCATACGGGGGTTGCGGGGGAAGGGCCCGGTGCCGGGGAGTCTTGGGGGACTCTCCGGCACCGGGTTCGCGCATGCCGGCGCGGATTTCGCCCCCGCCGCCCCTACCCGTCCCATCCCCCAGGGGCTCCGCCCCTTCAACCCCGCCAGGGGGCTCTGCCCCCTGGACCCCCGCTCCTCAAACGCCGGAGAGGCTGGATTTTCAGCGCCGGGTAGGCATCATCCAGCCCGTCCGGCGTTTGAGGACGAGGCCGTTCAGGCCGAAGCGGGGGTCTGGGGGCGCAGCCCCCAGGGATGGGACGGGTAGGGGCGGCGGGGGCGAGAAACCCGGGGTTATCCACAGCCCCCGACACCCGCGCCGACGCCGACGTACGCTGGAGACCCCCCGGCCCGTGTGACGAGTCGGGCCCTTCGTGTTGCCCACCCCCCGGACGGAAGCCCCCTCCACATGAGCCTGCACGGTCTGCTCGATGCCGTCGTCAAGGACACCGCCCTCGCGGAAGCGACCAAGGCGGCCGCAGACGGCAACCGCATGCACATCGACCTGGTCGGCCCCCCAGCGGCCCGCCCCTTCGCCGTCGCCGCGCTGGCCCGCGAGTCCGGTCGCCCCGTCCTCGCGGTGACCGCGACCGGCCGCGAGGCGGAGGACCTGGCCGCGGCCCTCCGCTCCCTGCTCCCCCCGGAGGGCATCGCGGAGTACCCGTCGTGGGAGACCCTCCCGCACGAGCGACTGAGCCCCCGCAGCGACACCATGGGCCGCCGCCTCGCCGTCCTGCGCCGCCTGGCCCACCCCAGGGCCGACGACCCGGAGACGGGCCCGGTCTCCGTGGTCGTGGCGCCCGTACGCTCCGTACTCCAGCCCCAGGTCAAGGGCCTCGGCGACTTGGAACCCGTCGCCCTGCGCACCGGCGAGAGCGCCGACCTGAACACCGTCGTGGAGGCCCTCGCCGCCGCCGCGTACGCGCGCGTGGAGCTCGTCGAGAAGCGCGGCGAGTTCGCCGTACGAGGCGGCATCCTGGACGTCTTCCCGCCCACCGAGGAACACCCCCTGCGGGTGGAGTTCTGGGGCGACGACATCGAGGAGATCCGCTACTTCAAGGTCGCCGACCAGCGCTCCCTGGAGGTCGCCGAGCACGGCCTGTGGGCGCCGCCCTGCCGCGAGCTGCTGCTGACGGACGAGGTGCGGGCACGCGCGCGTGCCCTCGCCGAGGCCCACCCGGAGCTGGGTGAGCTGCTCGGCAAGATCGCCGAGGGGATCGCGGTGGAGGGCATGGAGTCCCTCGCGCCGGTCCTCGTCGACGACATGGAGCTGCTGATCGACGTACTGCCGAAGGGCGCCATGGCCGTCGTATGCGATCCGGAGCGGGTACGCACGCGTGCCTCGGATCTCGTGGCGACGTCGCAGGAGTTCCTGCAGGCATCCTGGGCGGCCACCGCGGGCGGCGGCGACGCGCCGATCGACGTCGACGCGGCCTCCCTGTGGTCCATCGCGGACGTCCGGGACCGGGCGCGCGAGCTGGACATGATGTGGTGGTCCGTGTCGCCGTTCGCGGCGGACGAGGAACTGGACGCCGACACGCTCAAGCTCGGCATGCACGCGCCGGAGTCGTACCGCGGGGACACCGCGCGGGCGCTCGCCGACACCAAGGGCTGGCTCGCCGACGGCTGGCGCACGGTGTACGTGACGGAGGCGCACGGCCCGGCGGCCAGGACCGTCGAGGTGCTCGGCGGCGAGGGCATCGCCGCGCGGCTCGACGCGGACCTAGGCGAGATCTCCCCGTCCGTCGTGCACGTGGCGTGCGGCTCGATCGACTACGGCTTCGTCGATACGGCGCTGAAGCTCGCGGTCCTCACCGAGACCGACCTCTCCGGGCAGAAGGCGGCCGGCAAGGACGGCGCCCGGATGCCCGCGCGGCGCCGCAAGACCATCGACCCGCTGACCCTGGAGGCGGGCGACTACATCGTGCACGAGCAGCACGGTGTCGGCCGGTACATCGAGATGGTGCAGCGCACGGTGCAGGGCGCGACCCGCGAGTACCTGGTCGTGGAGTACGCCCCCGCCAAGCGCGGCCAGCCCGGCGACCGGCTCTACATCCCCACCGACCAGCTGGAGCAGATCACCAAGTACGTCGGCGGCGAGGCCCCGACCCTGCACCGGCTCGGCGGCGCCGACTGGACGAAGACGAAGGCCCGCGCCAAGAAGGCGGTCAAGGAGATCGCCGCGGACCTGATCAAGCTGTACAGCGCGCGCATGGCTGCCCCCGGACACACCTTCGGCGCGGACACCCCGTGGCAGCGGGAGCTGGAGGACGCCTTCCCGTACATGGAGACGCCCGACCAGCTCACCACCATCGCCGAGGTCAAGGAGGACATGGAGAAGTCGGTCCCCATGGACCGCCTGATCTGCGGCGACGTCGGCTACGGCAAGACGGAGATCGCGGTCCGCGCCGCCTTCAAGGCCGTCCAGGACGGCAAGCAGGTCGCCGTGCTCGTCCCGACGACCCTGCTGGTGCAGCAGCACTTCGGCACGTTCAGCGAGCGGTACTCGCAATTCCCGGTCAACGTCCGGGCGTTGAGCCGCTTCCAGACGGACACGGAGGCGAAGGCGACCCTGGAGGGCCTGCGCGAGGGCTCGGTGGACGTCGTCATCGGCACGCACCGGCTGTTCTCCTCCGAGACCAAGTTCAAGGACCTCGGCCTGGTCATCGTCGACGAGGAGCAGCGCTTCGGCGTCGAGCACAAGGAGCAGCTGAAGAAGCTGCGCGCGAACGTCGACGTCCTGACGATGTCCGCGACCCCCATCCCGCGCACCCTGGAGATGGCGGTCACCGGCATCCGCGAGATGTCGACGATCACCACCCCGCCGGAGGAGCGCCACCCGGTGCTGACCTTCGTCGGGCCGTACGAGGAGAAGCAGATCGGCGCGGCCATCCGCCGTGAACTCCTGCGCGAGGGCCAGGTCTTCTACATCCACAACCGTGTCGAGTCCATCGACCGGGCGGCGGCGCGGCTGCGCGAGATCGTGCCCGAGGCGCGGATCGCGACGGCCCACGGCCAGATGTCGGAGCAGGCGCTGGAGCAGGTCGTCGTCGACTTCTGGGAGAAGCGGTACGACGTGCTGGTGTCGACGACGATCGTCGAGTCCGGCATCGACATCTCCAACGCCAATACGCTCATCGTGGAGCGCGGCGACAACTTCGGCCTGTCCCAGCTGCACCAGCTGCGCGGGCGCGTGGGCCGTGGACGCGAGCGCGGCTACGCGTACTTCCTGTACCCGCCGGAGAAGCCGCTGACCGAGACCGCCCACGAGCGGCTCGCGACCATCGCCCAGCACACCGAGATGGGCGCGGGCATGTACGTCGCCATGAAGGACCTGGAGATCCGCGGCGCCGGAAACCTCCTGGGCGGCGAGCAGTCCGGGCATATCGCGGGCGTCGGCTTCGACCTGTACGTACGGATGGTCGGCGAGGCGGTGGCGGACTACCGGGCCTCCCTGGAGGGCGGTGTCGAGGAGGAGCCGCCGCTGGAGGTCAAGATCGAGCTGCCGGTGGACGCGCATGTCCCGCACGACTACGCGCCTGGCGAGCGGCTCAGGCTGCAGGCCTACCGGTCCATCGCCTCCGCCAACACGGAGGAGGACATCAAGTCCGTACGCGAGGAACTCGTCGACCGCTACGGCAAGTTGCCCGAGCCGGTGGAGAACCTGCTGCTGGTGGCCGGACTCCGGATGCTCGCGCGCGCGTGCGGCGTCGGCGAGATCGTCCTCCAGGGCAACAACATCCGCTTCGCGCCGGTGGAGTTGCGCGAGTCGCAGGAGCTGCGCGTCAAGCGCCTGTACCCGGGGACGGTCATCAAGCCGGCCGCCCACCAGCTGCTGGTGCCGCGCCCGAAGACCGCGAAGGTGGGCGGGAAGCCGCTGGTCGGGCGGGAGTTGCTCGGCTGGGTCGGGGAGTTCCTGGCGTCGATCCTGGGGTCGTAGGGCCGCAGGAGTGTGTGAAGGAGTGAGTAAAGCCGTCCGCGGGACGTGGGTGTCCGCGGACGGCCTGGTCTGCTGTCCTCCGTTGTCCTCCGTGAGTCTGGTGGCTACGGCTGTTCGGGCCTGTCGCGATCCATGCCCATGGCGCCTTCGGCCTTCTGCTGCGCCTGGTCGACCTGGCTCTCGTACTTGTTGCCCGTCTTCTCGTTGATCTTCTGTTCCGCGGTGTCGGAGGCGCCCTTGGCCTTCTCCTGCGCCGCCTTGTTGCTCTTGAACCTGTCGAAGATGCCCATCCAGATCTCCTTCCGGAGGTGACTCAGAACCGACGATACGCCCGACTTGAGGCGAATGCTCCTTTAGGGCCTCTATGGTCTGGACCTCTGGGCCGCTACCGTGGGACAACGTGAAACAACTCAGGGGTGGGGCGGCCGCCGCCGCCGTCATGCTCGGCATGGCACTACTGCTCGCGGGCTGCGAGAACGTCGATCTGCCCGAGGCCGACAGCGAGCCCGCCGGCTCCGACGGACCCTCCGGCTCCGGCTCCGGCACCAGCCCGTTCGACAACCCGGACGGAACGAAACCGGGCCTCGCGCCCCTCACTTCGGACGCCGACCGGGCCGAGGCGCGGGCGCTGATCGAGAAGGTGGCGACCAAGGGGCGCGGCCCGAAGACGGGCTACGACCGAGACGAGTTCGGCTATGCGTGGATGGACACGGCGGACGGGGTGCCGCTGGCCCGCAACGGCTGCGACACGCGCAACGACCTCCTCCAACGGGACGGCGAGGACATCCGTTTCCGCTCCGGCTCGGACTGCGTCGTCATCTCCATGACCCTGCACGACCCGTACACCGGGACGACCATCGAGTGGCGCAAGCAGAAGGCCACCGAGGTGCAGATCGACCACATGGTGCCGCTGTCCTACAGCTGGCAGATGGGCACCGCACGCTGGTCCGAGGACAAACGCGAGCAACTGGCGAACGACCCGCTCAACCTGATCCCGGCCCAGGGCCGCGCCAACAGCTCCAAGGGCGACTCAGGCCCCGCGTCCTGGCTCCCGCCGAACAAACGGATCCGCTGTTCCTACGTGGTCCGCTTCGCGCAGGTCTCCGTCAAGTACGAGCTGCCGGTGACGGCGCCCGACAAAGAAATGATGCTGCGCCAGTGCGGAGGCTGAACCTACGGTGACCGCATGGAGCTGAAGATATGGAGCCTCGCCGAGCGTCCCGAGGCGCGTGAGCGGATCGCCGAAATGCCGCACAGCTGGGCGGAGTTCGTCATCAACGACGCCGTGGGCGACGCGCACTATCCGCGCATCGCAGCCGAACTCCCCGAGTTCGTGCTGTTCGCCGAGGACGAGACGGGGGAGGTCGTCGCGCACGCCCATAGCGTGCCGTTCGCGCTCGCCGCCGAAGGGCGGGGGCACCTGCCCGCGCGCGGGTGGGACGAGGTGCTCGTGTGGGCCTTCAGCGATCTGCGCCGCGGGGTGCGGCCCGACACGGTCAGCGCCATCTCCGTCACCGTCGCCCCGCACGCCCAGGGGCGCGGACTGTCCGGCCGCATGCTGTCGGCGATGCGCGAGAACGCCCGCGCGCACGGCTTCGGCGAGGTCGTCGCCCCGGTCCGGCCCAGCGCCAAGCACCTCGAAGTGCGCACGCCCATCGAGGAGTACGCCCACCGCGTACGCCCCGACGGGCTCCCGCACGACCCCTGGCTGCGCGTCCACGCCCGCGCCGGCGCCGTCATCGACTCCATCGCCCCGGCGTCCATGACCGTCACCGGCTCGCTGGAGCAGTGGCGCGGCTGGACGGGCCTGCCCTTCGACACCGCCGGCGACATCGAGGTGCCGGGCGCCCTGGTGCCGGTGCGGTGCGAACCGGAGCAGGGGTACGCCGTATATGTCGAGCCCAACGTGTGGATGCGGCACGCGGTGTGAGGGTGCGGCTCTCGCCTGGAGGGGCGCAGGGACCGGCGCCCGGGCGGGCGTAAGGACCGGCGCCTGGGCGGGCGTAGGGACTGGTCGGTACGACAACGGTTCGGTACAACGCGGACCGGTTGTCGGTGTCGGCCTATACGCTCGAACCGAACAATCGCGCCACCGACGTCGCGCCCGCGCGAGGCGACGCCGACGGTCCCGTACGCCCCACTTCAGGCACCAGGAGCAGTCATGCATGGCCACGGCTACCCGCAGCCGGTGAAGCAGCCGCCCCCGACGCTGTGGCTGGTTCTGCTCCGTGTGGTGTTCGTGGCGCTCTCGATCATCAGCTTCGGCTTCCTCGCCTGGACGATGCTGCTGCGCCTGGCGGTCGTCACCCGCAGGCTGCGCGACTGGGTCCTGCTCGGAGTCCTGATCGCCGTCGACATCGTCGCGATCGGGCTGCTCGGCTCCGAGCCCGCCGAGGAGATCAACAGCCCGGCCGGCTACCTCG contains:
- a CDS encoding antitoxin, which gives rise to MGIFDRFKSNKAAQEKAKGASDTAEQKINEKTGNKYESQVDQAQQKAEGAMGMDRDRPEQP
- a CDS encoding N-acetyltransferase: MELKIWSLAERPEARERIAEMPHSWAEFVINDAVGDAHYPRIAAELPEFVLFAEDETGEVVAHAHSVPFALAAEGRGHLPARGWDEVLVWAFSDLRRGVRPDTVSAISVTVAPHAQGRGLSGRMLSAMRENARAHGFGEVVAPVRPSAKHLEVRTPIEEYAHRVRPDGLPHDPWLRVHARAGAVIDSIAPASMTVTGSLEQWRGWTGLPFDTAGDIEVPGALVPVRCEPEQGYAVYVEPNVWMRHAV
- a CDS encoding ABC transporter permease, translated to MTVLKTSMRNFFAHKGRMALSAVAVLLSVAFVCGTLVFTDTMNTTFDKLFATTSSDVTVSPKEAKTDEAPQNGVPESLPASLLARAQQAEGVKSAEGAVSSMNVTVVNSDNKNMGSTTGAPTIAGNWTKNDLRSMEITSGHAPRGPTEVMVDADTADKHDLKLGDELRTIAQTGDFTAKIVGIATFKVTNPGASVVYFDTDTAQRELLGSTGRFTQFNVTAAAGVSDTQLKQNVTQALDGTYKIQTQQETADENRKDVGEFMDVIKYAMLGFAGIAFLVGIFLIINTFSMLVAQRTREIGLMRAIGSSRKQVNRSVLVEALFLGVVGSLLGVAAGVGIAIGLMKLMSMAGMNLSTDDLTIKVSTPVAGVILGVVVTVLAAYLPARRAGKVSPMAALRDAGTPADVKAGWIRGVIGTVLTGAGGFALFTAANADKASDGALMLGAGIVLSLIGFVVIGPLLAGAVVRVISAVLLRAFGPVGRMAERNALRNPRRTGATAAALMIGLALVACLSVVGSSMVASATSELDKSVGADFIVQGNQRIVPQAQKAMEQSPGLAHVTSYKDVEATLTSPDGKTDDTSLTAADPTYAEDLRRATTAGSLPAAYGKNAMSVGTDYAKKHGVRVGDTITVAFKGGETAKLKVAAITDDDTAIDQGALYTSLETMRKYVPADRIPPNEIMFAKAKDGQQDQAYAALKKALEPYPQYQVRDQTDYKQELKDQVGQLLNMVYGLLALAIIVAVLGVVNTLALSVVERTREIGLMRAIGLSRRQLRRMIRMESVVIALFGALLGLGLGMGWGATAQKLLALEGLNVLEIPWVTIGGVFIGSAFVGLFAALIPAFRAGRMNVLNAIATE
- a CDS encoding MFS transporter — encoded protein: MGSTRPAIPDTAQRTGTEKRGAVVAALMLAMALAALDSTIVSTAVPQIVGDLGGFSVFSWLFSGYLLAVTVTLPLYGKLSDTFGRKPVLIAGAVVFLLGSLLCAVAWNMGALIAFRIVQGLGGGALQGTVQTLAADMYPLKERPKIQSKLSTVWAVSAVAGPGIGGILAAYADWRWIFLINLPIGAVALWLIVRYLHEPERERAARVRVDWAGALAVFACGGVLLTALVQGGVAWPWLSPPSLALFGTGLALVAVVVIVERRAREPIIPGWVWRRRTIAAVNLALGALGLLMVAPTVFLPTYAQSVLGLAPVAAGFVLSVWTLSWPISAACSQHVYRRIGFRNTAMLGVGSASLLLLAFPFLPYPGQAWQPALLMLLLGAALGLFQLPLLVGVQSTVGWEERGTTTASVLFCRQTGQTIGAAVFGAVANSVLAARLGGASDLDSVTSALDAGAASESVRRAIADAVHAVYLGAAGAAALAFVVLLVMAPRRFPVLKD
- the mfd gene encoding transcription-repair coupling factor, with protein sequence MSLHGLLDAVVKDTALAEATKAAADGNRMHIDLVGPPAARPFAVAALARESGRPVLAVTATGREAEDLAAALRSLLPPEGIAEYPSWETLPHERLSPRSDTMGRRLAVLRRLAHPRADDPETGPVSVVVAPVRSVLQPQVKGLGDLEPVALRTGESADLNTVVEALAAAAYARVELVEKRGEFAVRGGILDVFPPTEEHPLRVEFWGDDIEEIRYFKVADQRSLEVAEHGLWAPPCRELLLTDEVRARARALAEAHPELGELLGKIAEGIAVEGMESLAPVLVDDMELLIDVLPKGAMAVVCDPERVRTRASDLVATSQEFLQASWAATAGGGDAPIDVDAASLWSIADVRDRARELDMMWWSVSPFAADEELDADTLKLGMHAPESYRGDTARALADTKGWLADGWRTVYVTEAHGPAARTVEVLGGEGIAARLDADLGEISPSVVHVACGSIDYGFVDTALKLAVLTETDLSGQKAAGKDGARMPARRRKTIDPLTLEAGDYIVHEQHGVGRYIEMVQRTVQGATREYLVVEYAPAKRGQPGDRLYIPTDQLEQITKYVGGEAPTLHRLGGADWTKTKARAKKAVKEIAADLIKLYSARMAAPGHTFGADTPWQRELEDAFPYMETPDQLTTIAEVKEDMEKSVPMDRLICGDVGYGKTEIAVRAAFKAVQDGKQVAVLVPTTLLVQQHFGTFSERYSQFPVNVRALSRFQTDTEAKATLEGLREGSVDVVIGTHRLFSSETKFKDLGLVIVDEEQRFGVEHKEQLKKLRANVDVLTMSATPIPRTLEMAVTGIREMSTITTPPEERHPVLTFVGPYEEKQIGAAIRRELLREGQVFYIHNRVESIDRAAARLREIVPEARIATAHGQMSEQALEQVVVDFWEKRYDVLVSTTIVESGIDISNANTLIVERGDNFGLSQLHQLRGRVGRGRERGYAYFLYPPEKPLTETAHERLATIAQHTEMGAGMYVAMKDLEIRGAGNLLGGEQSGHIAGVGFDLYVRMVGEAVADYRASLEGGVEEEPPLEVKIELPVDAHVPHDYAPGERLRLQAYRSIASANTEEDIKSVREELVDRYGKLPEPVENLLLVAGLRMLARACGVGEIVLQGNNIRFAPVELRESQELRVKRLYPGTVIKPAAHQLLVPRPKTAKVGGKPLVGRELLGWVGEFLASILGS
- a CDS encoding HNH endonuclease family protein is translated as MKQLRGGAAAAAVMLGMALLLAGCENVDLPEADSEPAGSDGPSGSGSGTSPFDNPDGTKPGLAPLTSDADRAEARALIEKVATKGRGPKTGYDRDEFGYAWMDTADGVPLARNGCDTRNDLLQRDGEDIRFRSGSDCVVISMTLHDPYTGTTIEWRKQKATEVQIDHMVPLSYSWQMGTARWSEDKREQLANDPLNLIPAQGRANSSKGDSGPASWLPPNKRIRCSYVVRFAQVSVKYELPVTAPDKEMMLRQCGG
- a CDS encoding ABC transporter ATP-binding protein; amino-acid sequence: MTSAVTIPRHGGTGGRTAVAARARQVVKAYGSGETRVVALDQVDVDIARGQFTAIMGPSGSGKSTLMHCLAGLDTVTSGQIYLDDTEITGLKDKKLTQLRRDRIGFIFQAFNLLPTLNAIENITLPMDIAGRKPDKAWLGRVVDTVGLSDRLKHRPTQLSGGQQQRVAVARALAARPEIIFGDEPTGNLDSRAGAEVLGFLRRSVDELGQTIVIVTHDPVAASYSDRVLYLADGRIVDEMYKPTAEAVLDRMKDFDARGRTS
- a CDS encoding GNAT family N-acetyltransferase — its product is MVRLERLHADHARVLLAFERENREYFARSIPDRGDAYFADFAAVHEARLAEQDAGACHFHVIVDDEGRLIGRVNLIDIEDGSAELGYRVGEHATGKGVATKAVAEACRIAGTTYGLTSLIAVTTLDNRASRAVLERNAFTAVEDITIDDRSGIRYRRSHLGH